A region of Ferruginibacter albus DNA encodes the following proteins:
- a CDS encoding enoyl-CoA hydratase/isomerase family protein: protein MSEAYVKSETHQGITTIEFYHPQGNSLPGKLLEEIAKEIHFAGTHSETKVIVLKSAGDKAFCAGASFHELSNIKTDAEGIRFFSGFANVINAIRKCPKFVIGRIQGKAVGGGVGLIAAVDYAIAVEKAEIRLSELTFGIGPFVIGPAVERKIGTSAFSALAIDAAGWRTSEWAKRKGLFAEVHSNIENMDESIRRLAHNLSHSSAAAAAELKKVLWKGTEHWDELLKERAAISGRLVLTPVAKEAIEKLRMEKVA, encoded by the coding sequence ATGTCAGAAGCATATGTAAAATCTGAAACACACCAGGGAATAACAACTATTGAATTTTATCACCCGCAAGGCAATTCATTACCGGGAAAATTATTGGAAGAGATCGCCAAAGAAATTCATTTTGCGGGCACACATTCCGAAACAAAAGTGATCGTATTAAAAAGTGCAGGCGATAAAGCTTTTTGCGCCGGTGCTTCTTTTCATGAATTAAGTAATATAAAAACAGATGCTGAAGGAATACGATTTTTCAGCGGTTTTGCAAATGTTATCAACGCTATTCGTAAATGCCCCAAATTTGTTATTGGCCGCATACAAGGAAAGGCTGTTGGCGGCGGCGTTGGCCTGATTGCAGCCGTAGACTATGCTATTGCAGTAGAAAAAGCAGAGATACGATTGAGCGAGTTAACTTTTGGCATTGGTCCTTTTGTAATTGGCCCTGCGGTAGAAAGAAAGATCGGAACTTCTGCATTTAGCGCATTGGCAATTGATGCTGCCGGCTGGCGTACCAGCGAATGGGCAAAGCGCAAAGGCTTATTTGCAGAAGTACATTCCAACATTGAAAATATGGATGAATCCATTCGTCGTTTAGCACATAATCTTTCACACAGCAGTGCTGCTGCCGCTGCAGAATTAAAAAAAGTGTTATGGAAAGGAACGGAACATTGGGATGAGTTGCTTAAAGAAAGAGCAGCCATTAGCGGAAGACTGGTTTTAACACCCGTTGCAAAAGAAGCAATTGAAAAATTGAGAATGGAAAAAGTTGCATAA
- a CDS encoding carbonic anhydrase has product MTSYEKLLLENKAWAKEVEQEDPTFFKRLSALQTPEFLWIGCSDSRVPADKITGTQPGEIFVHRNIANMVVHTDVNLLSVLDYAVNHLKVRHVIVCGHYGCGGVKAAMGNQDFKPVLNMWLRNIKDVYHVHKTELDAIANEDDKTDRLVELNVKEQVSHLAQTSIIQRAWKNDNRPYLHGWVYGLKDGLIKPVMEVQPGAEIDPLYRYDDL; this is encoded by the coding sequence ATGACATCATACGAAAAATTATTATTAGAGAATAAAGCGTGGGCTAAAGAAGTAGAGCAGGAAGACCCCACATTTTTTAAGCGTTTATCGGCCTTGCAAACCCCTGAATTTTTATGGATAGGATGTAGTGACAGCCGTGTGCCTGCGGATAAAATTACCGGCACGCAACCCGGTGAAATTTTTGTACACCGTAATATTGCCAATATGGTAGTGCATACCGATGTTAACTTATTAAGCGTATTGGATTATGCGGTTAATCATTTAAAAGTTCGCCATGTAATTGTTTGCGGACATTATGGTTGCGGCGGTGTTAAAGCAGCCATGGGTAACCAGGATTTTAAACCTGTATTAAATATGTGGCTGCGCAATATTAAAGATGTATATCATGTTCATAAAACAGAATTGGATGCCATTGCAAACGAAGATGATAAAACAGATAGATTGGTAGAGTTGAATGTAAAAGAACAAGTGTCGCACCTGGCGCAAACATCCATTATTCAACGTGCATGGAAAAATGATAACCGCCCTTATTTACATGGCTGGGTATATGGCTTAAAAGATGGCCTTATAAAACCGGTGATGGAAGTGCAGCCCGGTGCTGAAATTGATCCACTGTACAGATATGACGATCTTTAA